Proteins from a single region of Spirochaetota bacterium:
- a CDS encoding GtrA family protein: protein MIKFIKNNFFRIIKFGITGGLGTITNLVVFYITNYFLKINHLICSIIAFSIAVTQNYIINSLWTFSLKKEKLEKINLNGDQKSYKINEEKKLSFQNYFKFVFVSLTGLLMNLLILFILVDIIKFSYKIIAQAVGIIGGMILNYLGSHFIVFKIDKMKK from the coding sequence TTGATAAAATTTATTAAAAATAATTTTTTTAGAATTATTAAATTTGGGATTACTGGTGGTCTTGGGACTATAACAAATTTAGTTGTTTTTTACATTACAAACTATTTTTTAAAAATAAATCATTTAATTTGTTCTATAATAGCTTTTTCTATTGCTGTTACTCAAAATTATATAATTAATTCATTATGGACATTTTCATTAAAAAAAGAAAAATTGGAAAAAATAAATTTAAATGGTGATCAAAAAAGTTATAAAATAAATGAAGAAAAAAAATTAAGTTTTCAAAATTATTTCAAGTTTGTATTTGTGAGTTTAACAGGTTTGTTAATGAATCTTTTAATATTATTTATTCTTGTTGATATAATTAAATTTAGTTATAAAATTATAGCTCAAGCAGTGGGTATAATTGGAGGAATGATTCTAAATTATTTAGGTTCACACTTTATTGTATTTAAGATAGATAAAATGAAAAAATGA
- a CDS encoding MBL fold metallo-hydrolase, which yields MEGMIKLDFFSLENFKNFINIEVLPPLDTNCYYFNFDDNIIVVDPACKSEKLYKYIESRKNYKKYIILTHNHIDHINGVNYLLENFSDFNVVMHENDAQKYYDTYINGASYLGIEYENFDISIILDKNYFYKDELISKILKKFPLFKFYKLPEIEDLIFFTTPGHTAGSISFIYKNLLFTGDTLFQNGWGRTDLPSGDEYRIKESILLYYEIKENYLLKLENFSFIFKDFIVLPGHGDHTILDDEKDFLKEYLNLNI from the coding sequence ATGGAAGGAATGATAAAATTAGATTTTTTCTCATTGGAAAATTTTAAAAATTTTATAAATATAGAAGTTTTACCACCACTTGATACAAATTGTTACTATTTTAACTTTGATGATAATATAATTGTTGTAGATCCCGCATGTAAAAGTGAAAAACTTTATAAGTATATTGAAAGTAGGAAAAATTATAAAAAATATATTATTTTAACTCATAATCACATTGACCATATAAATGGTGTAAATTATTTATTGGAAAATTTTAGTGACTTTAATGTAGTAATGCATGAAAATGATGCTCAAAAATATTATGATACTTATATAAATGGAGCTTCTTATTTAGGTATAGAATATGAAAATTTTGATATTTCAATAATACTAGATAAAAATTATTTTTACAAAGATGAACTTATATCTAAAATCTTAAAAAAATTTCCATTATTTAAGTTTTATAAGTTACCTGAAATAGAAGATCTAATTTTTTTTACAACTCCAGGACACACTGCAGGTTCTATAAGTTTTATTTATAAAAACTTACTTTTTACTGGGGATACTCTTTTTCAAAATGGTTGGGGTAGAACAGATCTTCCTTCTGGTGATGAATATAGAATAAAAGAATCAATACTTTTATATTATGAAATAAAAGAAAATTATTTATTAAAACTTGAGAACTTTTCATTTATTTTTAAAGATTTTATAGTACTACCAGGTCATGGAGATCATACAATATTAGATGATGAGAAGGATTTTTTAAAAGAGTATCTCAATCTCAATATTTAA
- a CDS encoding MFS transporter, producing the protein MVRVFKKYNYHFNYFSKNIKLFMLGSFFLSVGGNIIWLLFNLYLKSLKFNETIIGNILALRSVAAIIIAIPASLIVLKDRIKPILIYSSILNSIFFFMLGLFTNIYIISTASFMVGLFSTTYQVATSPFIMRNTTPEERSYVFGLNAALANFSGIIGSIIGGISRDFISVIVKSDVIGYKIAIIFGAFFSVFSIFSFSKIIPKNPTEEETREFSILTHIKNIDYIKFAKLILPGFIIGLGAGMTIPFINLYFKNVWKLNDSTIGVFFAMGQLCTFLGMLLSPLIATKIGKVKTIVLTQAFSIPFILVLAYLKFLPIVVFAYLIRQTLMNMNTPVSDHFTMEYVKENEQPVINALKMLAWTGSWAISASVGGYIIENYSFTTSFLFTTTCYTIATLLFYIFFGKEKIKK; encoded by the coding sequence ATGGTAAGAGTTTTTAAAAAATATAATTATCATTTTAATTATTTTTCAAAAAATATTAAACTTTTTATGCTTGGATCATTTTTCCTATCTGTTGGTGGAAATATAATATGGTTATTGTTTAATCTATATCTTAAATCTTTAAAATTCAATGAAACCATTATAGGAAATATTTTAGCTTTAAGATCTGTTGCTGCTATAATAATTGCAATTCCAGCTTCTCTTATAGTTCTTAAAGATAGAATAAAACCAATACTTATTTATTCTTCAATTTTAAATTCAATATTCTTTTTTATGCTTGGTCTATTTACAAATATTTATATTATTTCTACAGCATCTTTCATGGTTGGATTATTTTCTACAACATATCAAGTTGCAACTTCTCCTTTCATAATGAGAAACACAACTCCAGAAGAGAGATCGTATGTTTTTGGATTAAATGCTGCATTAGCAAACTTTTCTGGTATAATAGGTTCCATTATAGGTGGTATTTCAAGAGATTTTATTTCTGTTATTGTAAAATCTGATGTAATAGGTTATAAAATTGCAATTATTTTTGGTGCCTTTTTCTCAGTTTTCTCAATATTTTCATTTTCAAAAATAATCCCTAAAAACCCAACAGAAGAAGAGACAAGAGAGTTTTCTATATTAACTCATATTAAAAACATAGATTATATTAAATTTGCAAAATTAATTTTACCTGGTTTTATAATTGGACTTGGTGCTGGTATGACAATTCCATTTATTAACCTATATTTTAAAAATGTATGGAAACTTAATGATTCAACAATTGGTGTTTTTTTTGCAATGGGGCAATTATGCACATTCCTCGGAATGTTATTAAGCCCTTTAATAGCAACAAAAATTGGAAAAGTTAAAACTATAGTTTTAACACAAGCATTCTCAATTCCATTTATTTTAGTATTAGCATATTTAAAATTCTTACCAATTGTAGTCTTTGCTTATTTAATAAGACAAACATTGATGAACATGAACACCCCTGTTTCAGATCATTTTACAATGGAATATGTTAAAGAAAATGAACAACCAGTTATAAATGCTTTAAAAATGCTTGCGTGGACAGGATCATGGGCTATTTCTGCTTCTGTTGGTGGATATATCATTGAAAACTATAGTTTTACAACTTCGTTTTTATTTACTACAACATGTTATACAATAGCCACTTTACTTTTTTATATTTTCTTTGGTAAAGAAAAAATTAAAAAATAA
- a CDS encoding glycosyltransferase family 2 protein: protein MEIIKTDKMFEPDISIIIPVYNEEKYLPYVIESLKYQKTDYKAEVILIDDCSTDNTYKIAEEAGFTVYKNIIDTEGKKLTVTEMRNFGVSKSHGKTIYHMDGDTIFSENFFQNMLDPILKEGFDITLVFKHKPFETKIKKVFPSKYSKSFAFIINNLPSILFLKIPVRFFIWISNWLKKMLKEKKYISIFEIPDRVNGSALLVKRDIAINSGGWKKPFGSHADTDYCLNCFKFAKKVKWITNVTLFYSIRRHFPENDLWIFEKIFSPFINILDKIFKIKSKKHRNEKGYIKPEGKR, encoded by the coding sequence ATGGAGATTATCAAAACAGACAAAATGTTTGAACCAGATATATCAATAATAATACCTGTTTATAATGAAGAAAAATATCTTCCTTATGTTATAGAATCTTTAAAATATCAAAAGACAGATTATAAAGCAGAAGTTATTCTTATAGACGATTGTTCAACAGATAATACATATAAAATTGCAGAAGAAGCTGGTTTCACTGTTTATAAAAATATAATTGATACTGAGGGAAAGAAATTAACAGTAACTGAGATGAGAAATTTTGGAGTTTCTAAATCTCATGGAAAAACAATATATCATATGGATGGTGACACTATTTTTTCAGAAAACTTTTTTCAAAATATGCTTGATCCAATATTAAAAGAAGGTTTTGATATAACACTTGTATTTAAACATAAACCTTTTGAAACAAAAATAAAAAAAGTTTTTCCTTCAAAGTATTCAAAGTCTTTTGCATTCATTATAAATAATCTCCCATCTATACTATTTCTAAAAATACCTGTTAGATTTTTTATATGGATTTCAAATTGGTTAAAAAAAATGTTAAAAGAAAAAAAATATATTTCTATTTTCGAGATCCCAGATAGAGTTAACGGTTCAGCTTTACTTGTTAAAAGAGATATTGCAATAAATTCAGGAGGATGGAAGAAACCTTTTGGCTCACATGCTGATACAGATTATTGTTTAAATTGCTTCAAATTTGCTAAAAAAGTTAAATGGATTACAAATGTTACTCTATTCTATTCAATAAGAAGACACTTCCCAGAAAACGATTTATGGATTTTTGAAAAAATATTTTCTCCATTTATCAATATTCTTGATAAAATATTCAAGATAAAATCTAAAAAACATAGGAACGAAAAAGGGTATATTAAACCTGAAGGTAAAAGATAG
- a CDS encoding sodium:solute symporter family protein: protein MTDFQLSILIGTSIYILVMIFIGFWAGRLIKTPADYIIAGRKLSFPLSLGTIFATWFGAETVLGSSSTANQEGILGVIADPYGAGLCLIISGLFLVPAFYKFNITTNIDYFEKKYNKHVGFIMTLIYLPPYIGWIGAQMLAFGTIFSHFTAIPIKVAILLSAAIVIIYTYAGGMLADAITDFVQMFFILVGIIFLFIYILINHQQEIATVSKEMYSFFPKSKNIYDWLNYIEAWMIVGLGSLGGQDLVARILAAKNAKIARRSSILAGLLYWVLGSLPVLLGIWAAKILPESTDNSVLVALAMKYLPYPLLIIFLGALLSAIMSTVDTALLAPASLIGENVFPYFNKNASDKQKLIWCRISVVVLGLLSLIIALRFESIYELCLESWTFLLTSFTAPLLFSLFWKKTTSYGVVVGALGGVLGWAIFNFFIPNISAPLGGFLISCLFVLVISLLTKEKTHIVPEIN, encoded by the coding sequence TTGACAGATTTCCAATTATCAATATTAATAGGTACTTCAATTTACATACTTGTAATGATTTTTATTGGTTTTTGGGCTGGCAGGTTAATAAAAACTCCAGCAGACTATATAATTGCTGGAAGAAAACTTTCTTTTCCTTTGTCGTTAGGAACTATTTTTGCAACATGGTTTGGAGCAGAAACAGTCTTAGGATCATCTTCTACTGCGAATCAGGAGGGAATTTTAGGTGTAATAGCTGATCCTTATGGAGCTGGTTTATGTCTTATTATATCAGGACTTTTTCTTGTTCCTGCTTTTTACAAATTTAATATTACAACGAATATAGATTATTTTGAAAAAAAATATAACAAACATGTTGGGTTTATAATGACACTTATATATTTACCACCTTACATTGGATGGATTGGTGCACAAATGTTAGCTTTTGGAACTATATTTTCTCATTTTACTGCTATTCCTATTAAAGTTGCTATTTTGCTAAGTGCTGCAATTGTAATTATTTATACTTATGCTGGAGGAATGCTTGCAGATGCAATTACAGATTTTGTACAGATGTTTTTTATTCTTGTAGGTATTATATTTTTATTTATATATATTTTAATAAATCATCAGCAAGAAATAGCTACAGTATCAAAAGAGATGTACTCTTTTTTCCCAAAGTCTAAAAATATTTATGACTGGCTAAACTATATAGAAGCTTGGATGATTGTTGGTCTTGGTTCACTTGGGGGTCAAGATCTTGTTGCAAGAATTCTTGCAGCTAAAAATGCTAAAATTGCAAGAAGATCTTCTATTTTAGCTGGTTTATTATATTGGGTTTTAGGTTCCTTGCCTGTACTTCTTGGTATTTGGGCTGCAAAGATATTACCTGAAAGTACAGATAATTCAGTTTTAGTTGCTCTTGCTATGAAATATTTGCCATATCCTTTATTGATAATTTTTCTTGGAGCTTTATTATCAGCTATTATGAGTACTGTTGATACTGCATTACTTGCTCCAGCTAGTTTGATAGGTGAAAATGTTTTTCCATATTTTAATAAAAATGCTTCAGACAAACAAAAACTCATATGGTGTAGAATATCTGTTGTTGTACTTGGACTTTTATCACTTATTATTGCTTTAAGATTTGAAAGTATTTATGAATTATGCCTTGAATCATGGACTTTTTTGCTAACTTCTTTTACTGCTCCTTTACTTTTTTCTTTATTTTGGAAGAAAACAACTTCATATGGTGTTGTAGTAGGTGCATTAGGTGGTGTTCTTGGTTGGGCAATTTTTAACTTTTTTATTCCTAATATTTCTGCTCCACTAGGGGGCTTTTTGATTAGTTGTTTATTTGTATTAGTTATAAGCTTACTAACAAAAGAAAAAACCCATATTGTTCCCGAAATAAACTAA
- the coaBC gene encoding bifunctional phosphopantothenoylcysteine decarboxylase/phosphopantothenate--cysteine ligase CoaBC, which yields MNNLEILKDKKIIFGISGGIAAYKAANIVSFLRRNGASVHVVMTKNAKEFITPLTLKTLSANKVIIDMFDDEGYVTHISLTEIADLFIVAPATANIIAKFANGIADDMLSTMYLAYKGPVLIIPSMNDNMYSHPATQENIKILLERKNFILEPEYGKLATGKVGKGRFPEDQKIIEKIIDILFLEKTNKDFSNKIEININENFSKKNNILVTLGATRAYIDPVRFISNPSSGKMGYYISKAFIDKGYQTYTIAATYTFSPIDKLPNLVKTESSKEMLEAILEIIKNNKIDLIIMTAAISDFKVEKFSKNKIKRENRDKLIVELEKDIDVINEIKRSYPDIKIVGFAAETEDEKINGYQKLEKKNIEAICINKVYKNRLGFEQDINSILYIDKSGQEIFIENKTKEELGKILCDLFIKNILK from the coding sequence ATGAATAATTTAGAAATACTAAAAGATAAAAAAATAATTTTTGGAATATCTGGAGGTATAGCTGCATATAAAGCTGCAAATATAGTTTCTTTTTTAAGAAGAAATGGTGCATCTGTACATGTTGTCATGACAAAAAATGCAAAGGAGTTCATAACTCCTCTTACCCTTAAAACTTTATCTGCGAATAAAGTTATCATTGATATGTTTGATGATGAAGGTTATGTTACTCATATATCTTTAACTGAAATTGCAGATCTATTTATAGTAGCTCCTGCAACTGCAAATATTATAGCAAAGTTTGCAAATGGAATAGCAGATGATATGCTTTCTACAATGTATCTAGCATATAAAGGCCCAGTATTAATAATTCCTTCAATGAATGATAATATGTATTCCCATCCAGCTACTCAAGAAAATATAAAAATATTATTGGAAAGAAAAAATTTTATATTAGAACCTGAATATGGAAAACTTGCAACAGGTAAAGTTGGAAAAGGAAGATTTCCAGAAGATCAAAAAATAATAGAAAAAATAATCGATATTCTTTTCTTAGAAAAAACAAATAAAGATTTTAGCAATAAAATAGAAATTAATATTAATGAAAATTTTTCAAAAAAAAATAATATTTTAGTAACTTTAGGTGCTACAAGGGCATATATCGACCCTGTTAGATTTATATCAAATCCATCATCTGGCAAAATGGGTTACTATATATCTAAAGCTTTTATTGATAAAGGTTATCAAACATATACTATTGCTGCAACTTACACTTTTTCTCCAATAGACAAACTCCCAAATCTTGTAAAAACTGAATCTTCCAAAGAGATGTTGGAAGCTATTTTGGAAATAATAAAAAATAATAAAATTGATTTAATAATTATGACAGCAGCTATATCTGATTTTAAGGTAGAAAAATTTAGCAAAAATAAAATTAAAAGAGAAAATAGAGATAAATTAATTGTCGAGCTTGAAAAAGATATTGATGTTATAAATGAAATTAAAAGATCTTACCCTGATATAAAAATAGTTGGATTTGCTGCTGAAACAGAAGATGAAAAAATAAATGGATATCAAAAACTAGAGAAAAAAAATATAGAGGCTATATGTATAAATAAAGTATATAAAAATAGGTTAGGTTTTGAACAGGACATAAATTCAATTCTTTATATCGACAAAAGTGGTCAAGAAATATTTATTGAAAATAAAACAAAAGAAGAGCTTGGAAAAATCCTTTGTGACTTATTTATAAAAAACATATTAAAGTAA
- a CDS encoding polyprenol monophosphomannose synthase, translated as MRKLLIVIPTYNEKDNVVSLVENIEEILTKLHFEGNKIWDITHLLFVDDNSPDGTATIIEDLSYEYPKGKINIIKRSGKLGLGTAYIEGFKWGIESSFDYICQMDADFSHNPVYIKDMLEATKEADFIIGSRYIKGGDVRNWGFIRRFVSRGGSLYSKIILWININDFTGGFNLWKKEVLLSIDLDKIISNGYSFQIELKYRAYKKGFKYKEIPIVFVDRTNGKSKMSKKIFLEAVVNVWKLRFMKFY; from the coding sequence ATGAGAAAATTATTAATAGTTATTCCAACCTACAATGAAAAAGATAATGTAGTAAGTTTAGTTGAAAATATTGAAGAAATATTAACAAAACTCCACTTTGAAGGCAATAAAATATGGGATATTACTCATCTTCTTTTTGTTGATGATAATTCACCAGATGGAACTGCTACTATTATAGAAGATCTATCTTATGAATACCCCAAAGGTAAGATTAATATTATAAAAAGGTCAGGAAAATTGGGTTTAGGGACTGCTTATATTGAAGGTTTTAAGTGGGGAATTGAATCTTCATTTGATTATATTTGCCAGATGGATGCTGATTTTTCTCATAATCCTGTTTATATTAAAGATATGCTTGAAGCTACAAAAGAAGCTGATTTTATTATTGGTTCAAGATATATTAAAGGAGGGGATGTAAGAAATTGGGGATTTATAAGAAGGTTTGTTTCAAGAGGTGGTTCTCTTTATTCAAAAATAATATTGTGGATAAATATAAATGATTTTACTGGTGGTTTCAATTTGTGGAAAAAAGAAGTTTTATTATCAATTGATCTTGATAAGATAATTTCTAATGGTTATTCCTTTCAGATAGAGTTAAAATATAGAGCTTATAAAAAAGGTTTTAAGTATAAAGAGATCCCAATTGTTTTTGTTGATAGAACAAACGGAAAATCTAAAATGAGTAAAAAAATATTTTTAGAAGCCGTTGTTAATGTATGGAAATTGAGATTTATGAAATTTTATTAA
- a CDS encoding 2-C-methyl-D-erythritol 4-phosphate cytidylyltransferase, producing the protein MKEINGRMYSLIYATAGIGKRFGFRIPKQFYKVYGIPLFIYPLLKILLVDKISEIIFIINKEFEKKYFEYIETFFYVKEDIFSYFSNKKINKKILDKLIKIILRIDISKKRLKFCYGGDIRQESIYNGLKIADEDKVLIYESSRPFITCNYFEKIISDPFENITYGDEVRFTVLEFENRVNLENQTQTYNVSNKYINRILEREKLVNIQLPQKFKKNELMLAHEKAKRDKKIFTDDSSLLFYYGKDIKILKGNPENIKITYKEEIDLYKRLFKKYLDNI; encoded by the coding sequence ATGAAAGAAATTAATGGCAGAATGTATTCTCTAATCTATGCTACGGCTGGTATAGGTAAAAGATTTGGTTTTCGCATACCTAAGCAATTTTATAAAGTTTATGGCATACCTCTTTTTATATATCCACTCCTAAAAATACTTCTTGTTGATAAAATTTCAGAGATTATTTTTATTATAAATAAAGAGTTTGAAAAAAAATACTTTGAATATATTGAAACCTTTTTTTATGTAAAAGAGGATATTTTTAGCTATTTTTCTAACAAAAAGATTAATAAAAAAATATTAGATAAACTTATTAAAATTATTTTAAGGATAGATATATCAAAAAAAAGATTAAAATTCTGTTATGGTGGAGATATAAGGCAAGAATCAATTTACAATGGTCTAAAAATAGCAGATGAGGATAAAGTATTAATTTATGAATCATCAAGACCTTTTATAACATGTAATTATTTTGAAAAAATAATAAGTGACCCTTTTGAAAATATTACATATGGGGATGAAGTAAGATTTACTGTTTTGGAGTTTGAGAATAGAGTAAATTTAGAAAATCAAACTCAAACATATAATGTTTCAAATAAATATATAAACAGAATATTAGAAAGAGAAAAACTTGTGAATATTCAACTCCCCCAGAAATTTAAAAAAAATGAGTTAATGCTTGCACATGAAAAAGCAAAAAGAGATAAAAAAATATTTACGGATGATTCTTCATTACTCTTTTATTATGGAAAAGATATAAAAATATTAAAAGGAAACCCAGAAAATATAAAGATAACTTATAAAGAAGAGATAGATCTGTATAAAAGACTTTTTAAAAAATACTTAGATAATATATAA
- the mutL gene encoding DNA mismatch repair endonuclease MutL, which translates to MNRVKILPEKMWTKIRAGEIVEDHSSIIRELIDNSYDALAKNIKIYLYKSGIEKIIIIDDGIGIDKDDLPLVYLNHSTSKIEKEEDLLAIKTLGFRGEALFAISNVSKLIIKSKTNYQDSGYFIQIEGGKKITFSPIAMNLGTQVEVSDLFFNTPARKKFLPPQSIIYKKIKDIINKKALSCYETNFYLFNNNKNVFSYTKNNFFERIKEIYGELIYSNLYMIEIKKEENSYSTNYFKYIDGKEEELNYYNFSDKIPSLYEFLEKFQINKIYLCFSSKDFYSKYSSTIVNIINKRPVYFDLLEKKIRSFYYSFLPRGFYPYFFFYTELSPNLIDQNVDPTKSRIKIKDEKIFCENIEKILIYLINKEIGSQITNSFIKSDDDGQLLCNYLNYDESTFDKTYVDDNIKTEYFSSIVHDIEESDFYLQSINYKNNLNSEVTLDEINLSNNTKFENLTIYDNFFGKYIGSIFDTYLIFEKIDPNNKKENKIYLIDFHAAYEACNFKMLKEKKIRRRVLLFPENIKLPENILNNLENFKDKTNILFNKIEFLNKIGFSFERVSKNILQLIEVPDIIEPANIPSILIDIQDFLENSDYIKNNNGKSQDQNLFEIIKSKILAQIACKNSPKAFERLTLIDINNLLNLIKNSNYPTSCPHGRPVFIELTKQFFDKKFLRE; encoded by the coding sequence ATGAATAGAGTAAAAATATTACCTGAAAAAATGTGGACTAAAATAAGAGCAGGTGAAATTGTTGAAGATCATTCTTCTATAATTAGAGAACTTATAGATAACTCTTACGATGCTCTTGCAAAGAACATAAAAATTTATCTTTATAAAAGCGGAATAGAAAAGATAATAATAATCGATGATGGGATAGGTATCGATAAAGATGACTTACCACTTGTTTATTTAAATCATTCAACTTCTAAAATAGAAAAAGAAGAAGATCTTTTAGCAATAAAAACTTTAGGTTTTAGAGGGGAAGCTCTATTTGCTATATCAAATGTCTCAAAACTTATAATAAAATCAAAAACTAATTATCAAGATTCTGGATATTTTATCCAAATTGAAGGTGGAAAAAAGATAACTTTTTCACCAATAGCTATGAATCTTGGAACACAAGTTGAGGTATCCGATCTTTTTTTTAATACACCTGCAAGAAAAAAATTTCTACCACCTCAATCAATCATTTACAAAAAAATAAAAGATATTATAAATAAAAAAGCTCTTTCTTGTTATGAAACAAACTTTTATCTATTTAATAATAATAAAAATGTATTTTCATATACAAAAAATAATTTCTTTGAAAGAATAAAAGAGATTTATGGAGAACTAATTTATAGCAACCTTTATATGATTGAAATAAAAAAAGAAGAAAATAGTTATAGTACAAATTATTTTAAATATATTGATGGTAAAGAAGAAGAACTAAATTATTATAATTTTAGTGATAAAATTCCTAGTCTTTATGAATTTTTAGAAAAATTTCAAATAAATAAAATATATCTATGTTTTTCATCAAAAGATTTTTATTCAAAATACTCATCAACAATAGTAAACATTATTAATAAAAGACCAGTATACTTTGATCTTCTTGAAAAAAAAATAAGAAGTTTTTATTATAGCTTTCTTCCAAGAGGATTTTACCCATATTTTTTCTTTTATACTGAGCTAAGTCCTAACTTAATAGACCAAAATGTTGACCCAACAAAATCAAGAATTAAAATAAAAGATGAGAAAATATTTTGTGAAAATATAGAGAAAATCCTGATTTATTTAATAAATAAAGAGATTGGTTCACAAATAACTAATTCTTTTATTAAATCTGATGATGATGGTCAATTATTATGTAATTATTTAAACTATGATGAATCAACTTTTGATAAAACATATGTTGATGATAATATAAAAACAGAATATTTTTCATCTATTGTTCATGATATTGAAGAATCGGATTTTTATTTACAAAGTATAAATTATAAGAATAATTTGAATTCAGAAGTTACATTAGATGAAATAAATTTAAGCAACAATACTAAATTTGAAAATCTTACTATTTATGATAATTTTTTTGGAAAGTATATTGGATCTATTTTTGATACATATTTAATATTTGAAAAAATAGATCCAAATAACAAAAAGGAAAATAAAATTTATTTAATAGATTTTCATGCTGCTTATGAGGCTTGTAATTTTAAAATGCTTAAAGAAAAAAAAATAAGAAGGAGAGTGTTACTTTTCCCTGAAAATATTAAACTTCCTGAAAATATATTAAATAACCTTGAAAATTTTAAAGATAAGACAAATATTTTGTTTAATAAAATTGAATTTTTAAATAAAATTGGTTTTTCATTTGAAAGAGTTTCAAAAAATATTTTACAACTTATAGAAGTTCCAGATATTATAGAACCAGCTAATATTCCATCTATTCTTATCGATATACAGGATTTTCTTGAAAATAGTGATTATATAAAAAATAACAATGGTAAATCTCAAGACCAAAATCTATTTGAAATTATTAAAAGCAAAATATTAGCTCAAATAGCATGCAAGAACTCTCCAAAGGCATTTGAAAGATTAACACTTATAGATATAAATAATCTATTAAATCTAATTAAAAATAGTAATTACCCAACTTCATGTCCTCACGGAAGACCTGTTTTTATAGAATTAACAAAACAATTTTTTGATAAAAAATTTTTAAGGGAGTAA